In one Vibrio sp. YMD68 genomic region, the following are encoded:
- a CDS encoding ABC transporter permease — translation MRANPLNKARWLRFKANKRGYWSMWAFGVLFFLSLFAELIANDKPLMVNYDSGWYFPIAQPYAETEFGGEFETEADYTDPFVTDLIEEKGYIIWPIIRFSYDTINFDIAGSVPSAPDSVNWLGTDDKGRDVLARIIYGFRISVLFGFALTIVSSIVGVIVGATQGYYGGWIDLMGQRFIEVWSGMPTLFLLIILSSFVEPNFWWLLGIMVLFSWMSLVGVVRAEFLRCRNFDYVRAAQAMGVDDKRIMLRHMLPNAMVASLTMMPFILSGSVTTLTSLDFLGFGLPAGSPSLGELLAQGKANLQAPWLGISAFVVLSLMLTLLVFVGEAVRDAFDPHAQGGR, via the coding sequence ATGCGCGCGAATCCACTGAATAAAGCACGATGGCTTCGATTTAAAGCCAACAAACGTGGTTACTGGTCAATGTGGGCGTTTGGGGTTCTGTTCTTTTTAAGCTTGTTTGCCGAATTGATTGCGAACGACAAACCTCTAATGGTCAACTATGACAGCGGTTGGTATTTCCCCATTGCTCAGCCATACGCAGAAACCGAGTTTGGCGGTGAGTTTGAAACAGAAGCCGATTACACCGATCCGTTTGTCACCGATTTGATTGAAGAGAAAGGCTACATTATTTGGCCAATTATCCGCTTTAGCTACGATACGATTAACTTTGATATTGCAGGTAGTGTTCCTTCAGCGCCGGATTCGGTTAATTGGCTTGGCACCGACGACAAAGGACGAGATGTATTGGCGAGAATTATCTACGGCTTTCGAATTTCAGTGCTGTTTGGTTTTGCCTTGACGATTGTCTCCAGTATTGTTGGCGTCATCGTGGGTGCAACTCAAGGTTATTATGGTGGTTGGATTGATCTTATGGGGCAGCGATTTATCGAGGTCTGGTCTGGTATGCCAACACTGTTTTTGTTGATTATTCTATCGAGTTTTGTTGAGCCGAATTTCTGGTGGCTGCTGGGAATTATGGTTCTCTTTAGTTGGATGAGCTTGGTAGGAGTGGTGCGAGCCGAGTTCTTGCGGTGTCGCAACTTTGATTATGTTCGAGCGGCTCAAGCGATGGGCGTGGATGACAAGCGAATTATGCTCCGTCATATGCTGCCGAATGCGATGGTTGCCTCGTTAACCATGATGCCATTTATCTTGTCCGGTTCCGTTACGACACTGACCTCCTTGGACTTTCTTGGTTTTGGATTACCCGCAGGGTCGCCTTCGTTAGGGGAGCTTCTCGCGCAGGGTAAAGCGAACCTTCAAGCACCTTGGTTGGGTATTTCTGCTTTTGTGGTGTTGTCGTTGATGTTAACGCTGCTGGTGTTTGTTGGGGAAGCGGTTCGCGATGCCTTCGACCCACATGCTCAGGGAGGTCGTTAA
- a CDS encoding microcin C ABC transporter permease YejB has product MAAYIFRRLLLVIPTLWAIITINFFIIQIAPGGPVEQAIAQLEGHNSGIMERFSGGGNEVELTTGTDDTASGYKGSRGLDPEVVEEIKRQFGFDKPIHVRYFEMLKNYAMFNFGESLFKGGNVIDLIVERLPVSISLGLWSTLIIYLISIPLGILKAIHHGSRFDVWSSALVIIGYAIPGFLFAIILIIVFASGNYFSWFPLRGLVSSNFDQMTWYQQVLDYFWHLALPTFAMVIGGFATLSMLTKNSFLDEINKQYVVTARAKGLDENTILYKHVFRNAMLIIIAGFPSAFISIFFTGSMLIEVMFSLEGIGLLGFESTIQRDYPVVFSSLYIMTLLGLVLSIISDLTYTWVDPRIDFEAR; this is encoded by the coding sequence ATGGCTGCGTATATATTTAGGCGTTTATTATTGGTGATCCCCACTTTGTGGGCGATCATTACGATTAATTTCTTTATCATCCAGATTGCGCCAGGTGGCCCGGTTGAGCAAGCTATTGCGCAATTAGAAGGCCACAACTCTGGCATCATGGAGCGATTTTCTGGTGGGGGTAACGAAGTTGAACTCACTACCGGAACCGATGATACAGCTTCGGGCTACAAAGGCTCACGAGGGCTTGACCCTGAAGTCGTTGAAGAGATAAAACGTCAATTTGGTTTTGATAAGCCGATCCATGTTCGCTATTTTGAAATGCTAAAAAACTACGCCATGTTTAACTTTGGTGAAAGCTTATTCAAAGGCGGCAATGTGATCGATCTTATTGTGGAACGCTTGCCTGTCTCTATCTCCCTTGGGCTGTGGAGCACGTTAATCATTTATCTGATATCCATTCCACTTGGCATATTAAAAGCAATCCATCATGGCTCCCGATTTGATGTTTGGTCAAGCGCACTGGTGATCATTGGCTACGCCATTCCTGGTTTCCTGTTCGCGATTATTCTGATCATCGTCTTTGCCAGTGGCAATTACTTCAGCTGGTTCCCACTCAGAGGCTTAGTATCGAGCAACTTTGACCAAATGACGTGGTATCAGCAAGTTCTCGATTATTTCTGGCACTTAGCGTTGCCGACGTTTGCAATGGTCATTGGCGGATTTGCCACATTAAGCATGCTGACCAAAAATTCGTTTTTGGATGAAATTAACAAGCAGTATGTCGTCACTGCCCGCGCGAAGGGGCTGGATGAAAATACCATTTTGTATAAACACGTTTTCCGTAATGCCATGCTGATCATTATTGCGGGTTTTCCTAGCGCATTCATTAGTATTTTCTTTACCGGGTCAATGCTTATTGAAGTGATGTTCTCGCTAGAAGGGATTGGCCTACTTGGCTTTGAATCGACCATTCAGCGTGATTATCCGGTGGTATTTAGTTCTTTGTATATTATGACGCTATTGGGGCTAGTCTTGAGCATTATCTCCGATCTGACCTATACATGGGTTGACCCTCGAATCGATTTTGAGGCTCGATAA
- a CDS encoding extracellular solute-binding protein, whose product MMMGTGVQANVIETTRLVGFGEAKYPENFTHFDYVNPNAPKVGKVTYGQIGTYDNFNRYASRGVPAAKSGELYDTLMYSPSDEIDAYYPLIASKVRYSDDYTWLEIDINPKARFHDGVPITAHDVAFTFDKFNKEGVPQYRVYYQDVKSVTAVSDLVARIEMKTPNREKLFSLAQGMSVLPKHFWEDKNFSEPLSEPPVGSSAYAIKSFKLGQSVTYELIDDYWGSDLPVNIGRNNFKQIQYDYYRDDTVMLEAFKAGEFDLRQESSAKFWANSYTGTNFDKGFIKKEEIAHQSPQSTQGFVFNTQRDIFKDPKVRQALNYALDFEWMNQNMFYGQYTRTRSYFQNTDYEAKGLPSKEEIALLTPFKDRISPSVFTDEYQPPVTDGSGRIRSEMRAAFRLLKEAGWELKDKVMTNVETGQPFEFELLIYSPTTERIAIPVQKNMKRMGINMKIRTIDTTQYVKRWRDRDFDMVSASYSANPYPSPNLMIIWNSNYIDSSYNYAGVMDPVVDHLTSEISANQQNPDKLLMLGRALDRVLQWNYYIIPQWHIGQYRVATWDKFERPAVMPKYDLGVDTWWVSEEKAAKLPEKRR is encoded by the coding sequence ATGATGATGGGGACGGGAGTCCAAGCAAACGTTATTGAAACAACCCGCTTGGTCGGCTTTGGGGAAGCAAAGTATCCTGAGAACTTCACTCATTTTGATTATGTAAACCCAAACGCCCCCAAAGTTGGTAAAGTGACTTATGGCCAAATTGGTACCTATGACAACTTTAACCGCTACGCATCACGTGGGGTCCCTGCGGCAAAATCGGGTGAGCTATATGACACGTTGATGTATTCCCCAAGCGATGAAATTGATGCGTATTACCCTTTGATTGCGTCTAAAGTTCGTTATTCTGATGACTATACATGGCTAGAAATTGATATAAACCCTAAGGCTCGATTCCATGATGGAGTGCCCATAACCGCTCATGATGTCGCGTTTACTTTTGATAAGTTCAATAAAGAAGGGGTGCCGCAATACCGAGTCTACTACCAGGATGTCAAATCAGTCACCGCCGTCAGTGATTTGGTGGCTCGCATTGAGATGAAAACACCCAATCGAGAAAAACTGTTCAGCCTTGCTCAAGGCATGAGTGTTCTGCCGAAACATTTTTGGGAAGATAAAAACTTTTCTGAGCCCCTTTCTGAGCCTCCTGTAGGCAGCTCTGCCTATGCAATTAAGTCGTTTAAATTAGGGCAGAGTGTCACGTACGAATTGATCGATGATTATTGGGGTTCTGATCTTCCTGTGAATATTGGGCGTAATAACTTTAAGCAAATTCAGTATGACTACTACCGTGATGATACTGTGATGCTGGAAGCCTTTAAGGCGGGCGAGTTTGACCTGCGACAAGAGAGTTCCGCTAAGTTTTGGGCCAATTCTTACACTGGCACAAATTTCGATAAAGGCTTCATAAAAAAAGAAGAGATTGCGCATCAAAGTCCCCAATCTACTCAAGGATTCGTGTTCAACACACAGCGGGATATTTTTAAAGATCCTAAAGTTCGACAGGCGTTAAATTATGCGTTGGACTTTGAATGGATGAATCAAAATATGTTCTACGGACAATACACTCGAACCCGTAGCTATTTCCAAAATACCGATTACGAAGCGAAAGGGTTGCCGTCAAAAGAAGAAATAGCATTGTTAACACCGTTTAAAGACCGTATTTCCCCAAGCGTGTTCACTGACGAATACCAGCCACCAGTAACGGATGGTTCTGGCCGAATTCGCAGTGAAATGAGAGCCGCGTTTCGATTACTCAAAGAAGCGGGTTGGGAATTAAAAGATAAGGTAATGACGAATGTCGAAACTGGTCAGCCATTTGAATTCGAGTTGTTGATTTATAGCCCAACCACAGAGCGAATTGCGATTCCAGTGCAAAAAAACATGAAACGCATGGGTATCAACATGAAAATCCGCACTATTGATACGACTCAGTACGTCAAAAGGTGGCGTGATCGCGACTTTGATATGGTTTCAGCATCATATTCTGCTAACCCATACCCAAGCCCAAACCTAATGATCATTTGGAACTCAAATTACATTGATTCGAGTTACAACTACGCAGGGGTTATGGATCCTGTGGTAGATCACTTAACCAGTGAAATCTCTGCCAATCAGCAAAACCCAGACAAATTGTTAATGTTGGGCCGTGCACTTGATCGAGTGTTGCAGTGGAATTACTACATCATTCCTCAGTGGCATATTGGTCAATATCGAGTGGCGACTTGGGACAAATTTGAACGACCAGCTGTGATGCCTAAATACGATTTGGGGGTAGATACTTGGTGGGTATCTGAAGAGAAAGCCGCCAAACTCCCTGAAAAACGTCGTTAA
- a CDS encoding NADP-dependent oxidoreductase — MRAVRIHQYGGTETLKLENVDKPEINDDDILISVKSASINPVDWKIREGYLQSFIPYELPLTLGWDVAGVVAEVGSNVKEFSVGDEVFSRPDITRNGSYADYIAVKADEAVLKSTKLDFGQAASLPLAGITAWQCLVDVADVQPGQRVLVHAGAGGVGHLAIQIAKAKGATVIATASSVNLDLLKELGADQAVDYAKAPLIEQIESVDIVLDTMGGDVQKTSWALLKENGILVSVVDQPDEAVANEHKVRSAFVFIEPSSRILKALNQLVDADLLKPLIEHRFSLEQIVDAHLQSQSGRTRGKIVIDVN, encoded by the coding sequence ATGCGCGCTGTTCGAATTCACCAATATGGTGGCACAGAGACATTAAAACTAGAGAATGTAGATAAGCCTGAGATCAATGACGATGATATTTTGATTTCTGTAAAATCAGCTTCAATAAACCCTGTTGATTGGAAAATTCGAGAGGGATACTTGCAAAGCTTTATCCCTTACGAACTTCCGTTAACGTTAGGTTGGGATGTGGCTGGAGTGGTTGCTGAAGTTGGCAGCAATGTAAAAGAGTTCAGCGTCGGTGACGAGGTATTTAGCCGCCCTGATATCACTCGAAATGGAAGCTACGCCGATTACATTGCAGTGAAAGCGGATGAGGCCGTGCTGAAATCGACCAAACTTGATTTTGGGCAAGCTGCTTCGTTACCGTTAGCAGGTATCACAGCATGGCAATGCTTAGTGGATGTTGCCGATGTACAGCCAGGTCAACGAGTTCTTGTACATGCGGGTGCGGGTGGGGTTGGTCACTTGGCCATTCAAATCGCGAAAGCAAAAGGGGCAACGGTGATTGCAACCGCGTCATCGGTGAACTTAGATTTGTTGAAAGAATTAGGTGCCGATCAAGCGGTCGATTATGCGAAAGCCCCGTTGATTGAGCAAATTGAATCCGTTGATATTGTTTTAGACACTATGGGTGGCGATGTTCAGAAGACGTCTTGGGCACTGTTGAAGGAAAATGGAATTCTCGTGTCTGTGGTTGATCAGCCTGACGAAGCGGTGGCAAACGAGCATAAGGTTCGTTCGGCGTTTGTCTTTATTGAGCCAAGTAGCCGAATTTTGAAAGCGTTAAATCAACTTGTTGATGCTGACCTTCTAAAACCATTGATTGAACATCGATTTTCTCTTGAACAAATAGTGGATGCGCACTTACAAAGCCAATCTGGGCGCACCCGGGGCAAGATTGTCATTGATGTCAATTAA
- a CDS encoding organic hydroperoxide resistance protein: MTTIYTTSATALAGRNGQVSTDDNKLSLALSYPKEMGGSGEATNPEQLFAAGYSACFSNAILHVARETKVAIAAAPTTATVGIGPNETGGFALTVSLSVELDLEQGQAVELVKTAHQVCPYSNAVRGNIDVQLTVNGAEL, from the coding sequence ATGACAACTATCTACACAACATCAGCAACCGCACTCGCTGGCCGTAACGGTCAAGTTTCTACTGACGACAATAAACTGTCTTTAGCTCTGAGCTACCCAAAAGAAATGGGCGGAAGCGGTGAAGCGACCAACCCAGAGCAGCTTTTTGCTGCGGGGTATTCAGCTTGTTTTTCTAATGCAATTTTACACGTAGCCCGCGAAACAAAGGTGGCTATTGCAGCGGCCCCGACCACAGCAACCGTTGGCATTGGCCCAAATGAAACCGGTGGATTTGCACTAACGGTAAGCTTGTCGGTAGAGCTCGATTTAGAACAAGGCCAAGCGGTTGAATTGGTGAAAACGGCTCACCAAGTGTGCCCGTATTCAAATGCGGTACGTGGGAATATTGATGTTCAGTTAACCGTAAATGGTGCTGAGCTATAA
- a CDS encoding MarR family transcriptional regulator, which yields MKEPNEESYLTLDNQVCFALYSASNAMGRAYQPLLKALDLTYLQYIVMMVLWEENVVNVKTLGQKTHLDSGTLTPLLKRLETKGYVTRTRSEKDERVRVISVTESGTHLREQAKSVPTEMMCLSKMKVDELLKLKHDCEKLLDNLTK from the coding sequence ATGAAGGAACCCAACGAAGAGAGCTACCTTACTCTGGATAACCAAGTCTGTTTTGCACTCTACAGCGCCTCAAATGCAATGGGGCGAGCGTATCAACCTCTCTTAAAGGCACTGGATCTCACTTACTTGCAATACATAGTGATGATGGTGTTGTGGGAAGAGAACGTCGTGAATGTAAAAACCCTAGGGCAAAAAACCCACTTAGACTCTGGAACACTGACCCCTCTTTTGAAGCGTTTAGAAACAAAAGGGTACGTGACTCGTACTCGCAGCGAAAAAGACGAACGCGTACGAGTTATCTCCGTCACAGAGTCGGGTACCCATTTACGTGAACAAGCCAAAAGTGTCCCTACTGAAATGATGTGTTTGTCTAAAATGAAGGTGGATGAGCTACTTAAACTCAAGCACGACTGTGAGAAGTTACTGGATAATCTCACCAAGTAG
- a CDS encoding PepSY domain-containing protein — protein sequence MSVHSENKNMEAQQLKSRYFLTWRWHFYAGLFVVPFLLMLSLTGLVMLFDQEIETARYGDIIKLSPETISHETSANTLSTTSLAKLSLSEQLNIIQQAFPTHSVTQFIPAKTADVANRFSIKDTDGKILFATINPYNGEVLGTIDRSDSWYQLANDIHGTLLIGDWGDHLIEVAASLCILLLVSGIYLWLPFDNASKAGFLKIRTSNGPRIFMRDLHANLGGTLSFVFLFFILSGLAWAGVWGGKMVQAWSTFPAQKWDDVPLSTQTHQSLNHLAEEELPWNLEQTPLPASNHDHSKMGTDHASSPAGLQILDRLEATIHQLGYTHYKLHFPRGVQGVFTVSANTMSGDIIDPTQDRTTHIDQYSGEILADVSWDDYGVMAKMMAAGIALHQGDISILNKIFNVLFCVMFIVISVTGAVMWWIRRPKNRAHLGVPPRFTHPGTWKTAAVTLSLICLAFPLAGVTIVLTLLLDWFLFSRFKSFAALKN from the coding sequence ATGTCTGTTCATTCAGAAAATAAAAATATGGAAGCTCAACAACTAAAGTCTCGCTACTTTTTAACTTGGCGATGGCATTTCTACGCCGGATTATTTGTTGTCCCATTCTTACTCATGCTCAGCCTTACGGGCTTAGTCATGTTATTTGACCAGGAAATTGAAACTGCCCGTTATGGCGATATTATTAAGCTATCTCCCGAGACGATTTCGCATGAAACATCAGCCAATACACTCTCTACAACATCGCTTGCTAAGCTGTCGTTATCTGAACAGCTTAATATCATTCAGCAAGCATTCCCTACCCATTCGGTCACTCAATTTATTCCGGCAAAAACAGCGGATGTTGCCAACCGATTTTCTATAAAAGACACGGATGGCAAGATTTTATTCGCCACGATTAATCCATACAACGGAGAGGTACTTGGCACCATTGATCGCAGCGACAGTTGGTATCAGTTAGCCAACGACATACACGGCACATTACTGATAGGCGATTGGGGAGACCATCTCATCGAAGTTGCGGCTAGCCTATGTATTTTGTTATTAGTCTCCGGTATATACCTATGGCTTCCGTTCGATAACGCCTCCAAAGCGGGTTTTCTAAAAATTCGGACAAGTAACGGTCCACGTATTTTTATGCGCGATCTACACGCAAACCTTGGCGGAACTTTATCGTTCGTTTTTCTGTTTTTCATTCTTTCGGGTCTCGCGTGGGCTGGGGTTTGGGGTGGAAAGATGGTACAAGCTTGGAGCACATTCCCTGCTCAGAAATGGGATGATGTGCCACTGTCAACACAGACGCATCAGTCACTGAACCACCTGGCAGAAGAAGAGTTGCCGTGGAACTTAGAACAAACGCCGCTGCCCGCCTCCAATCACGACCACAGCAAGATGGGAACAGATCATGCTTCTTCCCCAGCAGGACTGCAGATCCTCGATCGCCTCGAAGCCACTATCCATCAATTAGGATACACGCACTACAAACTGCATTTCCCTCGCGGGGTGCAAGGGGTGTTTACTGTGTCAGCCAATACAATGAGTGGTGACATTATCGACCCAACCCAAGATAGAACCACGCATATTGACCAGTATTCCGGAGAAATATTGGCCGATGTCAGCTGGGACGACTATGGTGTGATGGCCAAAATGATGGCAGCAGGCATAGCACTGCACCAGGGCGATATCAGCATCCTAAATAAAATCTTTAACGTTCTTTTTTGTGTCATGTTCATTGTTATTTCGGTAACTGGGGCGGTTATGTGGTGGATTAGGCGACCAAAAAATCGGGCCCATCTAGGTGTACCTCCAAGATTTACTCATCCTGGCACTTGGAAAACCGCAGCAGTAACACTTTCTCTGATATGTCTGGCGTTTCCGTTGGCAGGGGTGACCATCGTACTCACGCTGCTGCTTGACTGGTTTCTTTTTAGTCGATTTAAGTCTTTCGCTGCTTTAAAGAACTAA
- a CDS encoding DUF5062 family protein, translating to MSKTAKILNEDKLVKKALDVGFKMAKLQGLNLPSSSQPIKIKAVYLFLVEVNQITPLPADKLDGANIKKRLALWLHKALPDNDPLK from the coding sequence ATGTCGAAGACCGCAAAGATCCTTAATGAAGATAAGTTGGTAAAAAAGGCGTTAGACGTCGGTTTTAAGATGGCAAAACTGCAAGGGCTAAACTTGCCAAGCTCCTCACAACCCATCAAGATCAAAGCCGTGTATTTGTTCTTGGTTGAAGTTAACCAAATAACTCCGCTTCCTGCCGATAAGCTCGACGGAGCGAATATTAAAAAACGGTTAGCACTGTGGCTGCATAAAGCCCTTCCAGACAACGACCCCTTAAAATAA
- a CDS encoding OsmC family protein, with amino-acid sequence MSNYSATVRWVRGKDEPFSDNRYSRAHHWEFDGGITIPASPSPHIVPLPYSVEENVDPEEAFIAALSSCHMLVFLSIAAKRQYVIESYVDNAVGILEEDSRGKTSITKVTLRPHIIFSNDRIPTLKQLEKMHHMSHENCFIANSVKTDVVTEIIT; translated from the coding sequence ATGTCTAACTATTCAGCAACGGTGCGCTGGGTTCGCGGGAAAGACGAACCCTTCAGTGATAATCGATACAGTCGAGCGCATCACTGGGAGTTTGATGGCGGCATCACTATCCCTGCCTCACCATCACCTCATATTGTACCTCTTCCCTACTCTGTAGAAGAAAATGTCGATCCCGAAGAGGCCTTTATTGCGGCTTTGTCGAGTTGCCACATGCTGGTCTTTCTTTCCATTGCTGCTAAACGTCAATACGTCATCGAAAGCTACGTAGATAATGCGGTGGGTATTCTAGAAGAAGATTCGCGCGGTAAAACATCCATAACAAAAGTAACGCTAAGACCGCACATCATCTTTTCAAATGATCGGATTCCTACCCTCAAACAACTTGAAAAAATGCACCATATGTCTCATGAGAACTGTTTTATCGCCAATTCGGTGAAGACTGATGTGGTGACGGAGATCATCACCTAA
- a CDS encoding GNAT family N-acetyltransferase has translation MFKIDFTTGDLDTLTQAELTAGFESHSQTQMAPPYSKERLNWTAQDEHGKLIAALTADLLWEWLYIDELWVDESCRGTGLGKQLMKKAEEFAKAQALSGLWLWTQSWQAPVFYERLGFKEFTRFENFPTGHSRIGLRKYVSKIEE, from the coding sequence ATGTTTAAGATTGATTTCACTACCGGTGATCTAGATACACTGACACAAGCGGAATTGACAGCCGGTTTTGAGTCCCATAGCCAGACACAGATGGCACCACCTTACAGCAAAGAGCGTTTGAATTGGACGGCTCAGGATGAACACGGCAAGCTCATTGCTGCACTCACCGCCGATCTACTGTGGGAATGGCTCTATATCGACGAACTTTGGGTCGATGAAAGCTGTCGTGGAACCGGATTAGGTAAACAGCTCATGAAAAAGGCGGAAGAGTTTGCAAAGGCTCAAGCTCTATCCGGTTTATGGCTTTGGACACAAAGTTGGCAGGCACCTGTTTTTTATGAACGTTTGGGATTTAAAGAATTCACCCGTTTTGAGAATTTCCCAACGGGACACAGTCGAATTGGTCTCAGAAAATACGTGTCAAAAATAGAGGAATAA
- a CDS encoding DUF1826 domain-containing protein has translation MGAVLTESPSSKTGNEFSEQDSFKVGKQPTILTGIYEDNINIAIWRRSFSEELTDAVSQFISVNQNVRKSMTLSPKTAYAELENATDGTAPKLLLENMVELVDMFCCLFDLKKAGFRLAALDDAMCPRFHVDQVPCRLVTTYQGIATQWLPNDVIDRSKLGRGSHGQSDSMSGLYLQDSNIQQLACGDVALLKGERWSGNESRGLVHRSPTILSDERRLLLTLDFG, from the coding sequence ATGGGCGCTGTTTTAACGGAATCGCCAAGCTCTAAAACTGGCAATGAGTTCAGTGAACAAGACAGTTTCAAAGTAGGAAAGCAACCCACAATTTTGACAGGAATATACGAAGACAACATTAATATCGCGATTTGGCGAAGAAGCTTTAGTGAAGAGCTAACGGATGCCGTCAGTCAATTTATATCTGTTAACCAGAACGTAAGAAAGTCTATGACACTTTCTCCGAAAACGGCGTACGCCGAACTAGAAAATGCCACAGATGGGACTGCGCCTAAACTGCTGTTAGAGAATATGGTGGAGCTTGTCGATATGTTTTGCTGCCTATTCGACTTAAAAAAAGCAGGTTTTCGTTTAGCGGCGCTGGATGACGCGATGTGCCCGCGTTTTCACGTAGATCAAGTACCTTGCCGCTTAGTCACGACTTACCAAGGTATTGCAACACAGTGGCTACCCAATGACGTTATTGACCGTTCAAAGTTAGGACGGGGAAGTCATGGTCAATCTGACTCTATGTCTGGATTGTATCTTCAAGATTCCAATATTCAGCAACTCGCTTGTGGTGATGTTGCACTTCTAAAAGGAGAGCGCTGGAGTGGAAACGAAAGTAGGGGGCTGGTCCATCGTTCACCGACTATTTTGTCTGATGAAAGGCGATTATTGTTAACGTTAGACTTTGGTTAA
- a CDS encoding L-threonylcarbamoyladenylate synthase, producing MKTERLNAELPADFQRAGELLTAGELVAVPTETVYGLAADASNPEAVAKIFEAKQRPKNHPLIAHIGSFDQLSRWVKDIPDWVTPLADAFWPGPLTLIFERHPNVSDVISGGLTSIGVRMPDHPVLLSLLQQFDIAVAAPSANPYQKLSPTSAEQVLSGLDGKIAAVLDGGRCGVGTESTILRISDDKAEILRSGPLSAEDLQPYLPFPVVTPQSHQEAVSGNKKVHYQPNAKVVICPTHELEAQLKTEQDHTGVLVYSASLHNIDCDHRVVLPDDHHGYRQALYASLHALDGKGVKKLLVEAPPRIEAWADIWDRLSRAAAE from the coding sequence ATGAAAACAGAAAGACTTAACGCTGAACTTCCTGCCGATTTCCAACGCGCAGGAGAACTGTTAACCGCTGGCGAACTCGTCGCAGTACCGACAGAAACCGTCTACGGATTAGCAGCAGATGCGAGTAACCCAGAAGCGGTGGCGAAGATTTTTGAGGCTAAACAACGCCCGAAAAACCACCCACTGATTGCCCATATCGGCAGCTTTGACCAACTTTCCCGCTGGGTAAAAGATATTCCAGACTGGGTTACGCCTCTGGCAGACGCTTTTTGGCCGGGGCCACTGACGCTAATTTTCGAACGCCACCCTAACGTTTCTGATGTCATCTCTGGCGGGCTGACCAGCATTGGGGTCAGAATGCCTGATCACCCAGTACTGTTGTCACTATTACAACAATTCGATATTGCCGTTGCCGCGCCATCCGCCAATCCCTATCAAAAACTCAGCCCAACCAGTGCCGAACAGGTATTGAGTGGCCTGGATGGAAAAATTGCCGCGGTACTCGATGGTGGACGTTGTGGTGTCGGTACGGAATCGACCATTTTACGAATCAGTGATGATAAAGCCGAGATTTTACGTAGCGGTCCACTCTCAGCAGAGGATTTACAGCCCTACTTGCCATTTCCGGTTGTGACACCACAAAGCCACCAGGAAGCTGTGTCTGGAAATAAAAAGGTGCATTATCAGCCCAATGCGAAAGTGGTGATCTGCCCCACTCACGAACTCGAAGCTCAATTAAAAACAGAACAAGATCACACCGGTGTGCTGGTCTATTCGGCGTCTCTACACAATATTGATTGTGATCACCGTGTCGTCCTACCCGACGATCATCACGGCTATCGTCAGGCACTGTACGCCTCTCTGCATGCACTTGATGGTAAAGGAGTGAAAAAGCTTTTGGTTGAAGCTCCACCCCGCATTGAAGCATGGGCCGATATATGGGATAGATTAAGCCGCGCTGCCGCTGAATAA